In Fodinibius saliphilus, a genomic segment contains:
- a CDS encoding SGNH/GDSL hydrolase family protein translates to MADHIATEEEKEVLEKYLLQFLNLEKRFPLLPGIENEEAIAGLMGLETEELRKLRDRFAANAKQAAVELLEDPEVADWIEELPFEEGDTIVALGDSITDDLQGWFNIFEHVLKIGLEGPDFTFINSGVSYNTSSDALKRLNRDVLDHEPDWVIVALGTFDAQRLHVAPDRPLVSLADYWENLNTIESTVSEITDNPLIWVTPPPVITEMLQQIRLFHFDLFEDDLNSIREILTGKKGYIVDPLGERMHDEDEQQQEEEDQDEESGPAPWNYLSDGLHPSLSGHTNTVKELIRFLALSKDPEEGSSLETPDDYEGQNADLEE, encoded by the coding sequence ATGGCTGATCATATAGCTACTGAAGAAGAAAAAGAAGTACTTGAAAAGTATTTATTACAATTTTTAAACCTTGAAAAGCGATTTCCCTTACTTCCTGGTATTGAAAATGAGGAAGCTATTGCGGGGTTAATGGGATTAGAAACGGAGGAACTACGAAAATTGCGTGACCGTTTTGCTGCAAATGCCAAACAGGCTGCTGTGGAGCTCCTTGAAGATCCCGAAGTCGCTGACTGGATTGAAGAGTTACCGTTTGAAGAGGGTGATACGATCGTAGCTCTGGGTGATTCAATCACAGATGATCTGCAGGGTTGGTTTAATATTTTTGAGCACGTGTTGAAAATTGGGTTAGAAGGTCCTGATTTCACTTTTATAAATAGTGGGGTTTCCTACAATACTTCCAGCGATGCGCTAAAGCGTTTGAATCGTGATGTTCTGGACCATGAACCGGACTGGGTGATTGTAGCTCTTGGGACATTTGATGCTCAGCGTTTGCATGTAGCACCAGATCGACCGCTTGTTTCTCTTGCTGATTATTGGGAGAACTTAAATACGATTGAATCTACTGTTTCAGAAATCACTGATAATCCCCTAATATGGGTTACGCCCCCTCCGGTAATTACAGAGATGTTGCAGCAGATCAGATTGTTCCACTTCGATCTTTTTGAAGACGATTTGAACAGTATCCGCGAAATTTTAACGGGTAAAAAGGGATACATTGTTGATCCGCTTGGAGAGAGAATGCATGATGAAGATGAACAACAGCAAGAGGAGGAAGACCAAGACGAAGAAAGTGGTCCGGCTCCGTGGAATTACTTGAGTGATGGTTTGCATCCTTCTCTCTCCGGCCATACGAATACGGTTAAAGAGCTTATCCGTTTTCTGGCATTATCTAAAGATCCAGAAGAAGGGTCAAGTCTAGAAACACCCGATGATTATGAAGGACAGAATGCAGATTTAGAGGAATAA